A region of Pontiella agarivorans DNA encodes the following proteins:
- a CDS encoding DUF7594 domain-containing protein: MRNVIRWKWALVVWGMLTLSSHANLLIDSHTDNNENHFLYSMVDSGWQSKAHWQEAPGGGLQVVGADNWGVAQVVSVSTNIGSELVFGFDWTPGPAATNASLALTYELVGIKVTNTAPDGADIIFPGMNWFNTKVETDIASGERTVVVDFLAGNFPVVSASTGEASVSARQAISSSGETVSVLITNSVAVGSYTDLSDYDYIGIRFGIDSNDDPTVVGATIKNIRWGDPESWGGEVPPVTARQSLMDYFLPMEPQGPLVSSGIWGSAATALPRDINNGLEDSDMSDWCYWDGSIVKSDDGRYHMFASRWSQTNSHSSGWKINSKGMHAVSDNVNGPYVDQGMTWPNWQEGIGHNVIGLRMHDGRYAMVSSEITPGDVFVSDSPDGPFEHLGQIEWDANGFKPGLARYNKAPNHMSNVMIMLRPDGRYQIVARSCAILISDDGILGPYKIVAGRAYGDIPGLPQENMEDPTVWYSGGLYHIVVNHWPTDTSYHLTSEDGIHDWVNRGIAYQHGKGIFRYPDGTVNEWETVQRPTAYVEDGHLSHFNFSVIDVQKGADVGNDNHGSKIIVVPVDGEAFERDLALKIKTEAASTVSINPVADSYVRGGEYATDNYGTSNRLVCANNDRWRPDHRDTRITYLKFDLSSLPERSFTNALFRMRVAGSSGYSDLHTVYFVEDDNWEEATVTWDTRSATNEVLGSMVYPPQRSRLQVDVTDRLLQELQGDKVLTLAVASDAGDRVEYYSREATDPKDRPELALRMELTGWEHYVVDYGLSGSVTADFDADGQTDVEEYAFGGDPTNSTVQAPAPRLTFGTNDSISFYTRQVNAANPGIMYVVEWADNLISNDWNDTWNYSANIPVTTDYNDIERQIYGKTNRHLFVRLKTVQP, encoded by the coding sequence ATGAGAAACGTAATTCGGTGGAAATGGGCATTGGTTGTTTGGGGAATGCTGACCCTCAGCTCTCATGCAAACCTGTTGATTGATTCGCATACGGATAATAACGAGAATCATTTTCTCTACAGCATGGTCGATTCCGGCTGGCAATCTAAAGCCCATTGGCAGGAAGCTCCCGGTGGCGGCCTTCAGGTGGTCGGCGCGGATAACTGGGGCGTTGCCCAGGTGGTTTCCGTTAGCACGAATATCGGCTCCGAACTGGTATTCGGCTTCGATTGGACGCCGGGACCGGCAGCCACGAATGCATCGCTTGCGCTGACCTATGAACTGGTCGGGATTAAGGTGACGAATACCGCCCCCGATGGGGCGGATATCATTTTTCCAGGAATGAACTGGTTCAATACGAAGGTGGAGACGGATATTGCCAGCGGCGAGCGCACGGTGGTGGTCGATTTTCTGGCCGGAAATTTCCCCGTTGTGAGCGCATCGACCGGAGAGGCTTCTGTCAGTGCCCGGCAGGCGATCTCAAGTTCCGGGGAGACCGTATCGGTTTTGATCACCAACAGCGTGGCGGTCGGGAGTTATACCGACCTGAGTGATTACGATTATATCGGGATTCGTTTCGGCATTGACTCGAATGATGATCCAACGGTTGTGGGCGCCACGATAAAAAATATTCGATGGGGCGATCCCGAATCATGGGGGGGCGAGGTTCCTCCTGTAACAGCGCGTCAGAGCCTGATGGATTATTTTCTGCCGATGGAACCTCAGGGTCCGTTGGTGTCGAGCGGAATTTGGGGTTCCGCTGCGACGGCACTTCCGCGTGATATCAACAATGGCCTCGAAGATTCGGATATGAGCGACTGGTGCTACTGGGACGGCAGTATTGTGAAGAGTGATGACGGGCGCTATCACATGTTCGCCAGTCGCTGGAGTCAGACGAATTCACACAGTTCCGGTTGGAAGATTAACTCAAAAGGCATGCATGCGGTCAGTGACAATGTGAATGGTCCGTATGTGGATCAGGGAATGACCTGGCCGAATTGGCAGGAGGGCATCGGGCATAATGTGATCGGTTTGCGGATGCATGACGGACGTTATGCCATGGTTTCCAGCGAAATTACACCCGGGGATGTTTTTGTTTCGGACTCACCTGATGGGCCGTTTGAGCATCTGGGCCAGATAGAGTGGGATGCAAACGGGTTTAAGCCTGGTCTGGCCCGCTATAACAAGGCACCGAATCATATGTCGAATGTCATGATCATGCTGCGCCCGGATGGCCGCTATCAGATTGTGGCGCGGTCCTGTGCCATTCTGATCAGCGATGACGGAATTCTCGGGCCGTATAAAATAGTGGCAGGGCGGGCGTATGGAGACATTCCGGGGTTGCCGCAAGAGAATATGGAGGATCCGACGGTGTGGTACAGCGGGGGCTTATATCACATTGTGGTGAATCATTGGCCGACGGATACCTCCTATCACCTGACCTCCGAAGACGGGATTCATGACTGGGTTAATCGTGGCATTGCCTATCAGCACGGAAAAGGGATCTTCCGCTATCCGGATGGTACGGTGAATGAGTGGGAAACGGTGCAACGTCCTACAGCCTATGTGGAAGACGGCCACCTGTCGCATTTTAACTTTTCCGTCATTGATGTGCAGAAAGGCGCGGATGTCGGTAATGATAATCATGGAAGTAAAATCATTGTCGTTCCGGTCGATGGCGAGGCCTTCGAACGGGATCTGGCACTGAAGATAAAGACCGAGGCGGCTTCTACGGTTAGTATTAATCCGGTGGCGGATTCCTATGTGCGTGGTGGAGAATATGCAACTGACAATTACGGGACCTCGAATCGGTTGGTTTGTGCAAATAATGACCGTTGGAGACCGGATCATCGGGATACCCGCATTACCTATTTAAAATTTGATTTATCCTCGTTGCCCGAACGCAGTTTTACAAATGCGCTGTTTCGAATGCGGGTTGCCGGCAGTAGCGGGTATTCCGATCTGCATACGGTCTATTTTGTTGAAGATGACAATTGGGAAGAGGCAACGGTTACGTGGGACACGCGTTCCGCAACGAACGAAGTGCTGGGGAGTATGGTCTACCCGCCGCAGCGCTCGCGATTGCAGGTTGATGTAACGGATCGGCTGCTGCAGGAACTGCAGGGGGATAAGGTTCTTACACTGGCGGTTGCTTCAGATGCCGGAGATCGGGTTGAATATTATTCCCGCGAAGCGACGGATCCGAAGGATCGTCCCGAGTTGGCGTTGCGGATGGAATTGACGGGGTGGGAACATTATGTCGTCGACTATGGACTGAGCGGTTCTGTAACTGCAGATTTTGATGCCGATGGACAAACCGATGTTGAGGAATACGCTTTCGGAGGAGATCCCACCAATTCAACCGTTCAAGCTCCTGCTCCCCGCTTAACTTTCGGCACAAACGATAGCATCAGTTTTTACACCAGACAGGTAAACGCGGCCAATCCGGGTATTATGTATGTCGTTGAATGGGCCGATAATCTGATTTCCAATGACTGGAACGATACCTGGAACTACTCCGCCAACATTCCGGTTACGACAGATTATAACGATATTGAACGACAGATTTACGGGAAAACGAACCGTCATTTATTCGTTCGTCTTAAAACAGTTCAACCTTAA
- a CDS encoding glycoside hydrolase family 2 protein, which translates to MMEKRLYLAGIVTLLAGMVFGFEYEPYWPGTEIQNDNWLYLERDTDQLPMDADRVYQPVTLPHTWNALDTLETKKYRQAASWYRKNLMITPEQLKQRLYLRFGAAGQEAKVYLNGEELGAHRGGYSAFTFELTGKLKAGENRIDVWVSNKIKNDLIPQSADYNFYGGLYRSVQLITAPEVSISRKHFGGPGYRVWSEQVGDDSADMNVTVQVDNGSSKASSVTVAARVLDLDGRPVSTGRADVQVKGGETRAVDLKMDDVKNPRLWSPEHPELYRVEIALSQNGRILDSVVVNHGFRWFKFTADQGFFLNGKSYKLHGTNRHQDYYRKGNALPLDQHLADVKLMKEAGVNWLRMAHYQQNDYFVQLCDQLGILVWEEIPYVNKGKPELIEPVMHSMMKDLIEQHFNHPAIILWGMGNETWMKDRGDGYAHNYDLIKGVRDLVHREDPVRKTVFVIGDRNYASELKVVGLMDVFGYNLYRGWYGSTGYQSLTDRLNELHAMNPDTPLILSEYGAGSDLAVHTEKPRQQDFSIEYQNDFLESHLDQIEKLDWLAGANQWAFCDFGAAHRGDSIPHVNQKGLVTFDRQKKDAFYLFKSRWSTEPVVYIESPFWTERSGKPKKTYRVFSNMDTVEFFHNGRSLGKQTEGFRWAVTLVDGENTLLAKGVSGDVQLEHGFSVRFGDKEAKYLVRASAEEAANPASHLVDGNLNTRWGAEGEQTIDLDLKKISLVNGVKIKFYKGESRTYKLEIKGSSGGKKSTVLFAGESRPDAELQTFLFDRQQELRYLQVFAKGNNENNWNSYYEIIPIVTLEKQNKNLYETIGEEFAQ; encoded by the coding sequence ATGATGGAGAAGCGTCTTTATTTAGCGGGTATTGTGACTCTGCTGGCCGGCATGGTTTTTGGTTTTGAATACGAACCGTATTGGCCGGGAACGGAAATTCAGAATGATAACTGGCTCTATCTCGAGCGGGATACGGATCAGTTGCCGATGGATGCGGATAGGGTTTATCAGCCGGTGACTCTGCCGCACACGTGGAACGCGCTCGATACGTTGGAAACCAAGAAATATCGGCAGGCGGCCTCATGGTATCGGAAAAATCTGATGATCACGCCGGAACAGCTGAAGCAAAGGCTTTATCTGCGGTTCGGTGCTGCCGGACAGGAGGCGAAAGTTTATCTGAATGGCGAGGAGCTCGGAGCCCATCGCGGCGGCTACAGCGCCTTCACCTTTGAACTTACCGGAAAACTGAAAGCAGGCGAAAACCGCATTGATGTGTGGGTATCGAATAAAATTAAGAACGATCTGATTCCGCAGAGCGCCGACTACAATTTTTACGGCGGTCTTTACCGCTCGGTTCAATTGATTACAGCTCCGGAAGTTTCGATTTCGCGTAAGCATTTCGGTGGGCCGGGCTATCGCGTCTGGAGCGAGCAGGTTGGAGATGATTCTGCCGATATGAATGTGACCGTACAGGTGGACAACGGTTCATCAAAAGCCTCTTCCGTGACCGTGGCTGCGCGCGTGTTGGATCTGGATGGACGCCCCGTTTCTACCGGCCGGGCCGACGTACAGGTCAAGGGTGGTGAAACACGTGCGGTTGATCTTAAAATGGACGATGTGAAAAATCCCCGGCTGTGGAGCCCGGAGCATCCCGAACTCTACCGGGTGGAAATCGCGTTATCACAGAATGGCCGAATCCTGGATTCCGTCGTCGTCAATCACGGCTTTCGCTGGTTTAAGTTTACGGCGGACCAGGGTTTTTTCCTCAATGGAAAATCCTACAAGCTGCATGGCACCAACCGTCATCAGGATTATTATCGCAAGGGCAATGCGCTGCCGCTGGATCAGCATCTGGCCGATGTGAAGTTGATGAAGGAAGCCGGAGTTAACTGGCTGCGGATGGCGCACTATCAGCAGAACGATTATTTTGTACAGCTTTGCGATCAGCTTGGCATCCTGGTATGGGAAGAGATTCCTTATGTGAATAAGGGGAAACCGGAGCTGATCGAACCGGTGATGCACTCCATGATGAAGGATTTGATTGAGCAGCATTTCAACCATCCGGCGATTATTCTGTGGGGAATGGGCAATGAAACGTGGATGAAGGATCGTGGAGACGGCTATGCCCACAACTATGATCTGATTAAAGGCGTGCGAGATCTGGTACACCGTGAAGATCCGGTGCGTAAAACGGTGTTTGTGATCGGGGACCGCAATTATGCGTCGGAACTCAAGGTGGTCGGACTGATGGATGTGTTCGGCTACAATCTCTATCGTGGCTGGTATGGCAGCACGGGGTATCAATCGCTGACGGATCGGCTGAATGAACTGCATGCGATGAATCCGGATACACCGTTGATTCTCTCTGAGTACGGTGCGGGGTCGGACCTTGCGGTGCATACGGAAAAACCGCGCCAGCAGGACTTCAGCATTGAGTATCAGAATGATTTTCTCGAATCACATCTCGATCAGATTGAAAAGCTCGACTGGCTGGCCGGCGCAAACCAATGGGCGTTCTGCGATTTCGGTGCGGCACACCGCGGTGATTCCATTCCGCATGTGAATCAGAAAGGGCTGGTCACGTTTGATCGCCAGAAGAAGGATGCCTTCTATCTGTTTAAATCGCGCTGGAGCACTGAGCCGGTGGTTTACATCGAATCGCCGTTCTGGACCGAGCGCAGCGGTAAGCCGAAAAAGACATATCGTGTATTTTCCAATATGGATACGGTGGAGTTTTTTCATAACGGGCGTTCGCTCGGAAAGCAGACCGAAGGTTTCCGCTGGGCTGTGACGCTGGTTGACGGAGAAAATACGCTGCTTGCCAAAGGGGTGTCTGGGGATGTTCAGCTCGAACACGGGTTCTCAGTTCGTTTCGGTGATAAGGAGGCGAAGTATCTTGTCCGGGCGTCTGCCGAAGAAGCCGCCAATCCGGCCAGCCATCTGGTGGACGGCAACCTGAACACGCGGTGGGGAGCCGAAGGTGAGCAGACTATTGATCTGGATCTGAAAAAAATAAGCCTCGTCAACGGTGTGAAAATTAAATTTTACAAGGGTGAATCGCGGACCTACAAGCTGGAGATTAAGGGATCGTCGGGCGGTAAAAAATCAACCGTGCTGTTTGCCGGTGAAAGCCGGCCGGATGCCGAGCTGCAGACCTTTCTTTTCGACCGTCAGCAGGAGCTCCGTTATCTGCAGGTTTTTGCCAAAGGGAACAATGAAAATAATTGGAACAGCTATTATGAAATCATTCCGATCGTGACGTTAGAGAAGCAGAACAAGAATCTCTACGAAACAATCGGGGAAGAATTCGCGCAATAA
- a CDS encoding glycoside hydrolase family protein: MTHKSLTLFSLFALLLGISTSLYASDYVPPKGLVHGGSFIDRFLPVPVSGPLRSDVWGATNVVPRDVNNGLEDAEYSYWGGNIILGEDGKHHLFVCRWPENNIKGKVSGHNTWWAAEVVHAISDGPLGPYKVIDVIGPGVTPEIYRRQDGTFTIGIMGEMAYTGPTINGPWTLIKATFDSKKEEWDTHCRTYIPRADGSLLMMNKNGFMFISDNGEEHFRQVTEQSVYPKIENDFEDPVMWKDEVQYHLVVNDWRRRYALYMRSPDGIHWKWDPGYAYTPEVMKHEGGTKEQWYKFERAKVLQDQYGRATHMNFAVIDVIKDNDLANDNHSSKNVVIPLVVPRRLQILNTEPITAGTKKIRVRILAEDGFDPVEEVDLKSLTFGAPKAVDFGRGFTTLKSETAGKDRVVTFAGSAHEITADDFAAKLIGRTKSGALLFGYAKLSN; the protein is encoded by the coding sequence ATGACCCATAAATCACTGACCCTATTCAGCCTGTTCGCTTTGCTTCTTGGAATATCAACCTCCCTGTATGCATCGGATTATGTCCCTCCGAAAGGATTGGTTCACGGCGGATCTTTTATTGACCGCTTTCTGCCGGTCCCTGTGAGTGGTCCCCTGCGCTCTGATGTCTGGGGCGCAACAAATGTGGTTCCGCGCGACGTGAATAATGGGCTCGAAGATGCCGAATATTCCTATTGGGGTGGAAACATCATCCTAGGAGAGGATGGAAAACACCACCTATTCGTCTGCCGTTGGCCGGAAAACAACATCAAGGGAAAAGTGTCCGGCCACAACACCTGGTGGGCTGCGGAAGTGGTGCATGCGATCAGTGACGGTCCGTTGGGACCGTATAAAGTGATTGATGTGATCGGCCCCGGTGTAACCCCGGAAATTTATCGACGCCAAGACGGCACGTTTACCATTGGCATTATGGGCGAGATGGCCTACACCGGACCGACTATAAACGGGCCCTGGACTCTAATTAAAGCTACATTCGATTCGAAAAAAGAGGAGTGGGATACACACTGCCGCACCTATATTCCGCGAGCAGATGGGTCGCTACTGATGATGAATAAAAACGGTTTCATGTTCATCAGTGATAACGGCGAAGAGCATTTCCGTCAGGTGACCGAGCAAAGCGTCTACCCGAAAATCGAAAACGACTTCGAAGATCCGGTTATGTGGAAAGATGAAGTGCAGTATCATTTGGTTGTGAATGATTGGCGTCGTCGTTATGCCCTGTATATGCGCTCTCCCGATGGCATTCACTGGAAATGGGATCCCGGCTATGCCTACACGCCCGAGGTGATGAAGCACGAAGGCGGAACGAAAGAGCAGTGGTATAAGTTCGAACGTGCAAAGGTGTTACAGGATCAATACGGCCGTGCCACCCATATGAATTTTGCCGTGATTGATGTGATCAAAGACAATGATCTCGCGAATGATAACCATAGCTCGAAAAACGTTGTCATTCCGCTCGTCGTTCCCCGCCGTCTGCAGATTCTGAATACGGAACCGATCACAGCAGGCACGAAAAAGATTCGCGTCAGGATATTGGCGGAAGACGGCTTTGATCCGGTGGAGGAGGTGGACCTCAAGTCGCTGACCTTCGGGGCACCGAAAGCCGTTGATTTCGGGCGTGGTTTTACAACGCTGAAATCAGAAACCGCCGGTAAGGATCGTGTCGTCACCTTTGCCGGTTCGGCTCATGAAATCACTGCCGATGATTTTGCGGCCAAGCTCATCGGCCGCACCAAATCAGGCGCACTGCTGTTCGGGTATGCCAAACTTTCCAACTAA
- a CDS encoding glycoside hydrolase family protein, with protein MKYKIVQSLLVVLAGSLAPLAESKSLVDYFLPMEPQGPLVSEGIWGETNALPRDIHNGLEDPDLSDWCYWDGKIVKDDAGKYHMYASRWNQTNAHSKGWNTASKGTHAVSDHLLGPYEDLGEIWSDWKDGAGHNVIGLRLPDGRYAAVASEGTPGDVFVSDSPDGPFEHLGEFKIDPNGYYAGLGRYDELDSGAVKAGVVGNLSNAMLIVRPDGRYMIVARHCAPMISDDGILGPYKIMADKAWRGIEGLPQIKMEDPTVWYSDGLYHIVVNYHGNGNVSYHLTSEDGIHNWKNRGIAFDGERKDFFRYTDGTSNWWYIVQRPTVYTEDGLVKAFNFSVIDVHKGRDRGNDNHGSKIVVVPFDGEAFSKQMKKTVRKELAKADRTRPPAPWKSVNTGAGSRRGNTGYETEFNTMRVKAPGRKDACRFVYQKMTGDISATVQVLSQDISDDPVKAGLMFRKSLEMDTPSVFASISRPGGFIFEGQDTVIASRALKAPYWLRMEKRGGRITAYISSSNRMNWKKAGETEVELGDEFYVGMAVASQDTDRESLARFKDPELHNWGQPLTDGIVNHTFPDLVPADGKITFEVEVESNVSAELYVELEHVHTHEKFVALRHRLKKKTGTVELTYDVGELQSGEPYWFVIKMIPLHGHESEALQSMFKKVWVK; from the coding sequence GTGAAATATAAAATAGTGCAGAGTTTACTTGTTGTTTTGGCGGGGTCATTGGCTCCACTTGCTGAGTCCAAAAGTTTAGTCGATTATTTCCTTCCTATGGAACCGCAGGGGCCGTTGGTCTCAGAGGGGATATGGGGAGAGACGAACGCGTTACCGCGGGATATTCATAACGGACTGGAAGATCCGGATCTGAGCGACTGGTGTTATTGGGATGGAAAAATTGTCAAGGATGATGCCGGTAAATACCATATGTATGCCAGTCGTTGGAACCAGACCAATGCGCACAGCAAAGGTTGGAATACCGCATCCAAGGGCACACATGCCGTTAGCGATCATCTGCTCGGGCCTTATGAGGATTTGGGTGAAATATGGTCGGACTGGAAGGACGGGGCCGGGCATAATGTGATTGGGTTGCGGTTACCTGACGGACGATATGCTGCGGTTGCCAGCGAAGGAACGCCGGGTGATGTATTTGTATCTGACTCTCCGGATGGACCCTTTGAACATCTCGGCGAATTTAAAATTGATCCGAACGGATATTATGCCGGGCTGGGTAGGTATGATGAACTCGATAGTGGTGCTGTAAAGGCAGGCGTAGTCGGTAATTTATCAAATGCCATGCTGATTGTACGGCCGGATGGACGGTACATGATTGTTGCACGTCACTGCGCCCCGATGATCAGCGATGACGGAATTCTCGGACCGTATAAAATTATGGCCGATAAAGCCTGGCGGGGCATCGAAGGGTTGCCGCAAATCAAGATGGAGGACCCGACCGTTTGGTACAGCGATGGGTTGTATCACATCGTCGTTAATTATCATGGAAACGGAAATGTGTCCTATCATCTGACTTCCGAAGACGGCATTCATAACTGGAAAAACCGGGGAATTGCATTTGACGGCGAGCGGAAAGATTTTTTCCGCTATACGGACGGGACTTCGAACTGGTGGTACATTGTTCAACGGCCGACGGTCTACACCGAAGACGGTCTGGTAAAAGCCTTCAACTTTTCCGTTATCGATGTGCATAAAGGACGGGACCGCGGGAACGATAATCATGGCAGTAAAATTGTTGTAGTTCCATTTGACGGCGAAGCATTCAGCAAACAGATGAAAAAAACGGTGCGTAAGGAGCTGGCCAAAGCCGACCGGACCCGTCCGCCTGCTCCGTGGAAATCCGTTAATACCGGTGCGGGTTCCCGTCGCGGAAATACCGGATATGAAACGGAATTTAATACCATGCGGGTTAAAGCACCCGGCCGGAAGGACGCCTGCCGTTTTGTCTATCAGAAAATGACAGGTGATATTTCCGCAACCGTGCAGGTATTATCGCAGGATATTTCAGACGATCCGGTAAAAGCGGGGCTCATGTTCCGCAAAAGTCTGGAGATGGATACGCCATCCGTCTTTGCCTCCATTTCCCGGCCGGGTGGATTCATCTTTGAGGGTCAGGATACCGTCATCGCTTCCCGCGCGCTGAAAGCGCCGTATTGGTTGCGGATGGAAAAGCGGGGCGGCAGAATTACGGCCTATATTTCCAGCAGCAACCGTATGAACTGGAAAAAAGCGGGTGAAACGGAGGTCGAACTCGGCGATGAATTTTATGTCGGTATGGCCGTTGCATCTCAGGATACCGATAGAGAGAGTTTGGCCCGTTTTAAAGATCCGGAGCTGCACAATTGGGGACAGCCTCTGACCGATGGTATTGTTAATCATACCTTCCCGGATCTCGTTCCCGCCGATGGGAAAATCACGTTTGAAGTGGAAGTTGAATCGAATGTTTCGGCGGAACTCTATGTTGAGTTGGAGCATGTGCATACCCACGAAAAATTTGTGGCGCTGCGCCATCGCTTAAAAAAGAAAACCGGGACGGTTGAATTGACCTACGATGTAGGAGAACTGCAGTCCGGTGAACCCTACTGGTTTGTGATTAAAATGATTCCGCTCCACGGCCACGAAAGCGAAGCACTTCAGAGCATGTTTAAAAAAGTTTGGGTTAAATAG
- a CDS encoding glycoside hydrolase family protein, with the protein MAHKSLIQLTPVAVFLSLSTTLYAVRTPSEYVPPSGLVRGGAFIDRFLPIPVSGSLRSDVWGATNVVPRDVNNGLEDDEYSYWGGNIIVGDDGKNHLFVCRWPEDNVKGGGKASGHNTWWAAEVVHAISDGPLGPYKVIDVIGPGVTPEIYRRKDGTFTIGIMGEMAYTGPMLNGPWTKIKATFDCKKEKLNTTCRTYVPRADGSVLMMNKNGYMFISDHGDEHFRQVTDQSVYPKIENDFEDPVIWKDEVQYHLVVNDWRRRYALYMRSPDGIHWKWDPGYAYTPEVMKHEDGTKEQWYKFERAKVRQDQYGRATHMNFAVIDVIKNNDLANDNHSSKNVVIPLVVPRRLELLNQESILLNTEPVQVKILAEEGFQPLEDVDVGSLIFGAPELVNFGKGCKPIKSEAIGSDLMVTFEGRKHGVSQDNFTAKMIGRTKSGGLLMGYVALPGRE; encoded by the coding sequence ATGGCCCATAAATCACTGATACAACTCACCCCGGTTGCTGTGTTTCTCAGCTTATCCACTACGCTGTATGCCGTTCGTACACCGTCGGAATATGTTCCTCCGTCCGGTTTAGTCCGAGGCGGGGCGTTTATAGACCGCTTCCTGCCGATTCCGGTGAGTGGTTCCCTTCGCTCTGATGTCTGGGGCGCAACAAATGTGGTTCCGCGCGACGTGAATAATGGGCTCGAGGATGACGAATATTCCTATTGGGGTGGAAATATCATCGTCGGTGACGATGGGAAAAACCATCTATTCGTCTGCCGCTGGCCGGAAGATAACGTGAAGGGCGGCGGAAAAGCATCCGGTCACAACACCTGGTGGGCCGCTGAAGTGGTGCATGCGATCAGTGACGGTCCGTTGGGACCGTATAAAGTAATTGATGTGATCGGGCCCGGTGTAACCCCGGAAATTTATCGGCGCAAAGACGGCACGTTTACCATAGGCATTATGGGCGAGATGGCCTACACCGGACCGATGCTGAATGGCCCTTGGACAAAAATTAAAGCTACGTTCGATTGTAAGAAGGAAAAGCTGAATACCACCTGTCGTACCTATGTTCCGCGAGCAGATGGATCGGTGCTGATGATGAATAAAAACGGATATATGTTCATCAGTGATCATGGCGATGAGCATTTCCGTCAGGTGACGGACCAAAGTGTCTACCCTAAAATCGAAAACGACTTTGAGGATCCGGTGATCTGGAAAGATGAAGTGCAGTATCATTTGGTTGTGAATGATTGGCGTCGTCGTTATGCCCTGTATATGCGCTCTCCCGATGGCATCCATTGGAAATGGGATCCCGGCTATGCCTACACGCCCGAGGTGATGAAGCACGAAGACGGAACGAAAGAACAGTGGTATAAGTTCGAACGAGCGAAGGTGCGGCAAGATCAATACGGCCGCGCGACCCATATGAATTTTGCTGTGATTGATGTGATTAAAAACAACGACCTCGCGAATGATAATCACAGTTCAAAAAATGTGGTTATTCCTTTGGTTGTGCCGCGACGGCTGGAACTCTTAAACCAGGAATCCATTCTGTTGAATACAGAACCTGTTCAAGTGAAAATTCTGGCGGAAGAGGGGTTCCAGCCTTTGGAGGATGTGGATGTTGGTTCGCTGATTTTTGGCGCTCCTGAGCTGGTTAATTTCGGCAAAGGCTGCAAACCGATTAAATCTGAGGCCATCGGAAGCGATCTGATGGTGACCTTTGAGGGCCGAAAACATGGAGTAAGCCAGGATAATTTCACCGCAAAAATGATTGGACGAACGAAGAGTGGAGGACTCCTGATGGGGTATGTTGCGTTGCCCGGACGCGAATAA